Part of the Myxococcota bacterium genome is shown below.
TGAGTCGAGGAGCTGCAGGCCCGGCAGCCCGGCCAGCAGGTGACCCTGGTTGGGCGAGCTGTGCGGGCGGATCTGGCCCGGCGCCGAGAGATCCCACCAGAACACGCGGCCGGTGTGGGTCTCGGCCACGTACACGCGGCTGCCGTCGGGTGAGAGCCCGACGCCGTTGGGCGCGTCGAGCGGGTAGACCACCTCGCGCACCGACTTCCCGTCGGGCTGTGCGTAGTACAGGCCGCCGCGGTCGCGATCGCGCGGCCGGGTCTTGCCGTGGTCGGTGAACCAGAAGCCGCCGGTCGGATCGAACACCAGGTCGTTCGGCCCGCGCAGCGGGTGGCCGCCGCACTCGCGGTAGAGCGTCTCGACCTTGCCGGTCGCCAGGTCGACTCGCTGGATGCTGCCGCCCACGTAGTCGGCGGGCTGGTTGCCCGGCAGCAGCATGGGGCCGAGCTGGTGCCACTCGAAGCCGCCGTTGTTGCAGACATAGACCCGTCCGTCCGGTCCGAGCGCCGCGCCGTTGGGCCCGCCGCCGGTCTTCGCCACCACGGAAGCCCGCCCGTCGGGAGACACCCGCGTCAGGGTGCCGCGCTTGATCTCGACCAGGAGCACGCTGCCGTCGGGCAGGGCGATCGGTCCCTCGGGAAATTCCAGGCCACTCGCGATTTCTCGGATCTCCGGCATGCGGCCAGCCTGTCACAGCGCGCAGCCCAGCGGCAACAGCTCGCGGCCGGACCACCCGAAGAATGGGAGAGACAGCGCGCGCCGGATGAGGCATGCTACGCGCGTGGGGAGGGGGCCGGCGATGGCTGCCGCGCCCCGCTCTGCGGAGCTCGAGTCGGCCAGGCCGAGCTTCGAACCGGTTGCACGCGACCGGGACCGTTTCGCGAAGCGGCGCCGCCTGCGCCGCATCTGAGGGAGCGCACAGGCGTGAGTGATCAGGACAAGATCGCATCCAACGGCTCCGACCGGCCGCAGGGCCGCGACGAGCGCAAACGCAACGGGCACGGCGGTGACCAAGGCCTCACCGCCCGGCAGCAGCGGGCCCGACACCAGGCCGCGCGCTACCGGCGAAAAGTCGAGGAGCGGCTGTTCGGGAAGAAGGCCGACCGCGGCCGGCTCCGCCTCGAAGAACGGCTCCGTGAAGCCGACGGCCAGGACAACCTGCTGCGCAGCTTCCGCGAGTACGTGAAGGCATTCGGCATGCCGGCCGACGTGGGGCTCCTGGTCCGGCTGCTCGACCTCGAGACCGAGCGCGACGTGCTCCAGGTGACCGACGAGATCGACCGCGTGGCCGACG
Proteins encoded:
- a CDS encoding SMP-30/gluconolactonase/LRE family protein; the protein is MPEIREIASGLEFPEGPIALPDGSVLLVEIKRGTLTRVSPDGRASVVAKTGGGPNGAALGPDGRVYVCNNGGFEWHQLGPMLLPGNQPADYVGGSIQRVDLATGKVETLYRECGGHPLRGPNDLVFDPTGGFWFTDHGKTRPRDRDRGGLYYAQPDGKSVREVVYPLDAPNGVGLSPDGSRVYVAETHTGRVFWWDLSAPGQIRPHSSPNQGHLLAGLPGLQLLDSLAVDADGNVCVATIVNGGITVISPDGGKIEHVPMPDPLTTNVCFGGNDLRTAYVTLSATGKLVSTPWPRPGLKLAFG